Within the Iodidimonas sp. SYSU 1G8 genome, the region CAGCCCGGAGCGGCGCGGTGGTCATGCAGGACGACCCGGTCACCCGGTTGAAGCTCACCCGCCTTTCTCCATGCCGTTTCGCGGACATCGCGTGTCAGCCTGACCGTCACCTGCACGGGATGATCGGCTGTCAGGCGCAACTCATGCCCGGAGTCGGTGGACAGGCGCAGCACCGCCTTGCGGCCTGTCGAAAAGAATCCCTGTTCACCGGACGGCCAAACCTTGCCGTCCACCACGGCATCGAACGGCGTGCCGACAAGGCTGGAGACCTGGCGAGGGCCGCCGGCGGTCATCACCCATGTGTCGGCGGTCACGCACGGGTTAGTCGCCGCGATGGTTTCCGCGTACCACAGATTGTTTCGCTGGTTGATCCGGTCGATGAAGATCACGCCCGGTTCGGCGTAGGCATAGGTGGCGCGCATGATGCTGTCCCACAGCGCGCGGGCCGCCATGGTGCGATAGACGGTGCCGTCGAACACCAGATCCCAGGTGCCGTCGTTCCGGACCGCCTCGACGAAGGCGTCGGTGACCAGCACCGACATGTTGAACATGCGCAGCCGGCCGGGGTCCTGCTTGGCGGCGATGAACGCTTCGATGTCCGGATGATCGCAGCGCATGGTCGCCATCATGGCGCCGCGCCGGTGGCCAGCGCTCATGATGGTGCGGCACATGGCGTCCCACACGTCCATGAAGGGCAGCGGGCCGGACGCGTCGGCGCCGACGCCCTTCACCCGCGCGCCCTTGGGCCGCAGGGTGGAGAAGTCATAGCCGATGCCGCCACCCTTCTGCATGGTCAGCGCCGCTTCGCGCAAATTGTCGAAGATGCCGCTCATGTCGTCCGGGATGGTGCCCATGACGAAACAGTTGAAAAGGGTGACGTCGCGGCCCGAGCCGGCGCCGGCGACGATGCGGCCGGCGGGCAGGAACTTGAACCCTTCGAGCGCCGCGTGAAACCGCGCCGCCCAGGACTCGCGGCTGTCGGCGGCTTCCGGTTCGGCCAGCGCCCGGGCGATTCGCCACCACGTATCGTCGACCGATTTGTCCACCGCCGTGCCGTCGGCGGCCTTCAGGCGGTACTTCATGTCCCAGATCTGGGTGGAAATCGGTGCGGTCGCCGTCATGGCAGAATCCATCCTGTTGCTGCGGCCATGATAGGCCGTCCGCGGCGGACGGGCAACCGCGCGTGTTCCTGTTATGTTTCTGTCACAGAGAGCACTGAGGCGAGTTATCCACCGCCGCCCACAGGCTACGCGGCATTAATCCCCATTGTTATCCACAGGCCGGAAGCCCGACTCGGCGAGCAGCGCGGCGGTGGCGGGCTCGATCCGTCCAGCCAGCTCGGCCATGAACTCCCGCTTGTCGAGGCCGGGCGGGATGGGCGGCAGATAGTGGATGATCACCGTTCCCGGGTGCTTCGCGAGGGCGTTCTTGCCCCAGAACAGCCCGGAATTCAGTGCCACGGGCACGACGGGCACCTTGAGATGCCGGTAGAGGCCGGCCACGCCGGGGCGGTAGTCGGGCACCGCGCCCGGCGCCGACCGGGTGCCTTCGGGAAAGATCAGCACAGGGCGGCCCTCGGCCTTGATCCGGTCGGCGGCGCGCAGCATCTGCCGCATGGCGCCCGCCGAACCCGCGCGGTCGATGGGGATCATGCCCATGCGCTGGCTGAACCAGCCATAGAGCGGGATCGCCAGCAACTCCTTCTTCATGACGATGCCGGGATCGCGCAGCAGTATCTGGAACAGGAAGGTTTCGTAGGCCGACTGGTGCTTGGACGCGACGATGAACGTGCCTTCGGGCACATGCTCGGCGCCGCGCACCTCGTAGCGGATGCCGGCGATGTGGCGCACCAGCCATTCGGCGCCGGTCGCCCAGATGTTCTGCGCGTTCATCGACCAGCGCGGCGGCCCGACCAGCGCCGGCGAGAGCCCGATGACGGCGATGGCGGTCCACGCCCAGAACGACAGCGTGAACAGCACGGACCGGATCATCATCATGCGTTGGGCGCTCCGGCGATGCGGTCATAGAGGTTGGCTTTCGCCCAAACGACCAGCAGCTTGTTGTATTCGGCGAACAGGATGCGCGCGGAGGGCGCGTGACGCCACCATGTCGCGGGCCGGACGTAGTCGCTGAATACCGGATGGGGCACCAGCACCAGATCCCTTGTGTAGCGCCGGATTTCCAGCAGGCTGCGCTTCATGTGGAAATCGGCGGTGACCACCCGCAGCGAGCGGTACTCGTGCCGCGCGGCCCATTCGGCGATTTCCTGGGCATTGCCGACCGTGTCGAGCGCCTGCCGGCCAATATCGATGCAACAGGCGAACAGGTCGACGTCACGGCGCCGGTTGAGGCCCAGGCTCTGAATCAGCTCGGGGTCGTTGGTGCGGGCGTTGACGCCCGAGATCAGCAGCCGCTCGCCATGCCCGCCCGCCAGCAGCGCCACCGCCTCGCTGAGGCGCGAGGGACCGCCGGTCAGGACCACGATGGCGTCGGTGTGGCGCAGCTTGGTGGGCGGCACATCGGGCAATTCGTGGATGTAGTTGAGGAACCCCGCGAGCCAGCCCGCCGCCGCGAGCAGGACGAGGAGCAGCAGCTTGCGCATGTCAGTTCATGTCCGCCAGCGCGCGCTTCACCGCGAACCGCGCCGTCAGCATGGTGATCAGGCCGGCGGCGAAGGGCAGCACCAGCAGGCTCGCGAGCACGCGCCGGTCCGGAATCAGCTGCGGCAGCAGCGCGCCTTCCAGCCGCTGATTGACGAAATGGATCGCCAGCATGCCGAGGCCGAGGAAGATCAGGCCGAGAATGGCGCCCTTGATCCCGACCACAAGGAACCGCCGCTGGTAGGCGCCGGCGATCAGTCCGTCGCGCGCGCCCATCATGTGCACGATTTCCACCGTGTCGCGCTGCGCCGCCAGATTGGCGCGGGTGGCGAAGACGATGATGACCACCGTCGCCAGGCCGACGAGGCCGACGATGATGCCGCTGACCCATTGCACGATGCGCATCAGCACCAGCAGATCGGCGAGCCAGCGCTCGTGGGCGTCGACGCGCACGCTGGGCGCGACCTTGACGAGGGCCTGGCCCAACGCTTCCACATCCACCGTCGCCTCGGGCGCCAGCTTGACGTCGATCAGCGCCGGGATCGGCAGGTCGGGGCCGACATTGCCCTTGCCGAGCCAGGGCTCGAGCAGCGCCGCGACTTCGTCGCCTGTTTCCTCGCGCGCGTCGGCGATGCCGGGCGTGCGCCTCAGCTCGTCGAGCACGGCGGCGACTTCCCTGGCGCGGCCGTCCGGGTCGGCGTTGATGACCTGCACGGTCAGGCTGCGCGACAGGCCCTCGTGCCAGGTCTGCGCGGTGGCCTGCAGCCCGAGCGCGACCAGCATGGCCACGCCGGCCAGGAACACCATGACGGCGACGACCCAGGGCAACAGGCGGCCATGGACGTTTTCACTGGGCAGGAAGCGGATCTGTCGGAACATGAAACTCGCGAATGGTTCGGCCGGCCGGTCAGTCGCGGGAGGATCCCAGGGCCTGCGGCATGGCATCGGGCAGTTTGGGGCCGGCGAACGATCCCGGCAAGAGCGTGGCGTCGGCGCCCGGCGGCAGTTCTATCAGGTCTCCGGCCTCCAGATGAAGCCTCGGCACTTCGATACTCTCCACCAGCCGCATGTCGTGGGTGGCAATGACGGTGGTGGTGCCGAGACGATTCAGTTCGATGAACAGCCGCATCAGGCGGTCGGCCATTTCCTCGTCCACGTTGCCGGTGGGCTCGTCGGCCAGCAACACGGACGGACGGTTGATGACCGCGCGGGCGATGGCGACGCGCTGCTTCTCGCCGCCGGACAGGGTCGACGGCCGGGCCTGCATGCGGTCCTTCAGGCCGACCCAGACCAGCAGCTCCTCCACATGGTTCTTCACCTCCGATTTTGGCGCGCCGCTGATGCGCAGCGGCAGCGCCACATTGTCGTAGGCGGAGAGGTGGTCGAGCAGCCGGTAGTCCTGGAAGACCACCCCGATGTTGCGCCGCAGCCGCGGCAGCGCCGAGCGCTTGGCGGTGACGATATCGACGCCCATCATGCTGATCAGCCCGCGCGACGGTCGCTCGGACAGATACATCAGCTTCATCAGCGACGACTTTCCGGCGCCGCTGCGGCCGGTGAGGAAGTAAAAGGAACCGCGCTCCAGGTGGAAGGTTATGTCGCGCAGAACCTCCTCGCCCATGCCATAGCGCATTCCAACATTGTCAAAGCGGATCATGCATGACACCCTAACGCATCGGCTTTGGACTGTCTCAGTAAAGTGGACGGGATGGCTTCGTTCACGTTGACGCGCCCGTCGCGATCGGGGACGGTGCCCGGGCCAACCCAACCCAGTATATAACCGTTTCTCAGGTCGCATCGCCTCTTATGATCATTACATGCCCCAACTGCTCGACGCGCTACACGCTGCCGCAGGACAAGATCAAGCCGGGGGGACAACGGGTCCGATGCGCCAAGTGCGGCAATGTCTGGCATCAGCAGCCAGACGAGGCCGCGGCGCCTGAGCCGGTCGCCGAACCCGTCTTCGTGCCGCCATCGGGCGCCGATCTTCCCGCCGACGCCGCCGCGGCCATGCCGCCGGACGAGGCTCCGCCTGCCGCCGCCGCGCCGCCTGCACCTGCCGAACCGGCCCCGGCGGCCGCGGGCTTCGCCGATTTCCATCAGGAGACGAAACCGCTAAGCGGCTCCAAGGAGGAGTTGGTGCGTCCGAGGCCAGGCGACGACGGCGATGACTCGGGTGGCGCGGGTCGCAAATGGGCCATCGCCGCCGTGATCCTGGTCGTCTTCGCGCTCGGTGCGGCCGTCCTGTTCAAGGACCAGCTGGCGGCGCTGACAGGGCTCGGCGGACCGGCCGTCACCGAGACGGCCGCGCCGGCGGCGAGCGAGGCGCCGCCCGCGCCGGTCCCGGAAGAGCCGGTTCCCATGACGCTGGATTTTGAAAACGTCGAGTCCTCGGTCGAGGAAATCGACGGCATCCGGTACCTGCAGTTACAGGGCGTGCTGATCAACAAGGGCGACCGGAAGCAGACCGTGCCGCCCCTGTCCTTCGAAATGCGCGACAAGGACGGCAACAGCCTGGGGCAATGGGTATTCGAGGTAGAGACGCAGACCTTGGAGCCCTTTGCCAAGGCACCGTTCAAGAGCCGCAAGGACCTGCCGCCCGTGGCGCTTTACGAACTGGTGCCGGGCTTCTCCATTCCGGGTCAGGCGCAAGCCGGAACCGCCGGAGCCGCGCCGGGCGAGGCGGCGGCGACCGCCGAAGGCGCGCCCGCCGCTGGTACCGGCACCCCCGCGCAACCGGCGGCATCCGCGCCCGCGACCAACTGAGAGGGTCTCAGCCCTTCCGGGCGGTGACGATCCAGGCGCCCGCCGAGAGCATCACGCCGCGCTCGGTCCGGTAGGTCTCCAGCGCCGCGCGCACGGCCTCGCGCGCCTTGGCGCGGGTCGCTTCGTCCGCGTCCTTGAGCAGCGCCGAGACCGGACCGATCTCCAGACTGAAATCCACCGCGTCGTCCAGCACCAGCATGCCGCCCAGCACGACCTTGGGCGCGAAGGGCTCGATGGCGATGTCGGTGAAGCCGGCCTCGGTCAGGATGCGCCGGATGCGTTCGGGATCGCCGAACGAGAACGGCCCCGGATCCTCGGGTCCCGGCCGCTCGGGCGGCGGCACCAGCGGCAATACCGCCTTGAGCTGCAGCGACACCCACTGATTGCGGTCGAGCGGCTGCCAGCAGGCAAAGGCGATGCGCCCGCCGGGGCGTAGCGCGCCGTGGACGTTGCGGAACGCCGTCGCCGGGTTGCGGAAGAACATGACGCCGAAGCGGGAGAAGGCCAGATCGAAGCTTTCCTCGTGGAGCTTGCCGGTTTCCACGTCCACCAGTTCGAAAAACACGTTGGTCATCTCGGTCTGCGCCGCGAGATATTCGGCGCGCGCCAGCATGGGTTCCGAGATATCGACGCCGACCACCTCGCCGGTCACGCCGACGAGGCGCGAGAGGTCGATGGTGGTTTCGCCGCAGCCGCAGCCGATGTCGAGCACAGCCTCGCCGGAGCGGACGACGGCCTGGCGGATGGCCTCGGCGCCGAAAGGCTCCAGCATGGCGTCGAGGGCGTTCTGGTAGCGGACGAATTTCTCGCCGCCCTCGCCGTTCCAGAACTCGATCTGTTCGGCGTTGGGACCGGCCGCTTCAAGCGTCTGCATGAATTCCTCCCATGGACCAAGCCGGGAGTATGAGACGCGGCCCCGGTCAACGCAACATGGTGGACGGCGGCGGCGCCGCGCCATACAAATTCAACCGCACAGCGGGGAGCAGGCATGGACACGGGATTCGTCACCAGCGCGGACGGCACGCGCCTGTTCTACCGGGACAGCGGCCAGAGCGATCTGCCGGCCATCCTGTTCATTCACGGCTTCCTGCAGAACAGCCTGTCCTGGCAGTTTCAATTGGACGACCCCGAGTTGGGCGACGCCTTCCGGCTGGTCGCGTTCGATCTGCGCGGCCACGGCCAGTCCGGCAAGCCGGAAGCGCCGGAGGCGTATCTGGAAGCCCGGCGCTGGTCCGAGGATGTCAGCGCGGTGCTGGATGGCCTGGGCATCGACCGGGCGGTGCTGGTGGGCTGGTCCTATGGCGGCTATGTGATCGCCGATCATCTGCGCCATGCGGGACCGGCGCGCGCCGCCGGCCTGGTGATGGTCGGCACCAGCCTTCATCTGGGCGGAGAGGCGGCGGCCCGCATCCTGTCGCCGGACGTGGCCGGGATGTTCCCGCGCCTGGTGTCGAGCAATCCGGCCAAGAACATGCCTGCGCTGCAGGCCTTCGCCGGCTACCTGACCGCCGAGCCCATGCCGGAGTCGCTGTATTACGAATGCCTGGGCTATGCGGCGGTGGTGCCGCCCCATGCGCGCTTCAACATCCTGCACCGCGAGGCTGACAACACGGCGCTGGCGCGCGAGAGCGGCCTGCCCGTGCTGGTGCCCCATGGCAGCGCCGACATGCTGATGCCGCTGAGCGCGGGCGAGCATGTGGCGGCGTCCTTCCCGCAGGCCCGCCTGTCGGTCTATGAGGGCACCGGCCATTCCCCCTTCATGGAGGAGATGGACCGCTTCAACGCCGAGCTGTTCACTTTCGCCGCCGCCAGTTTCGCCTGAAAGGACCCATCATGAGCCAACCCGTCCGCCTTTATCTGATCCGTCACGGCCAGGCCACCGGCGGCTGGGACCAGGACATGGACCCCGGCCTGAGCGATCTGGGCTGGGAACAGGCCAGCGAGGCCGCCGCGTCCCTCGAGAGCCTCGGCCCGCTGCCGATCGTCACCAGCCCCATGCGCCGCACCCAGGAAACGGCAAGGCCCTTCGCAGCGCAGTGGGGCACCGTGCCGCGCATCGAGCCGCGTATTTCCGAAATCCCCTCGCCCAGCGAGGATCTGGAGGCGCGCAAGGCCTGGCTGCTCGAGGCCATGGCCGGGACGTGGAAGGACGACGCGGCCCAGCGCGCGGGCGAGCACGATCTGATCGCCTGGCGCGACGGCGTCATCGACGCGATCCGCGAAATCCGCGAGCCGACCGTCATCACCTCGCACTACATCGCCATCAACGTCATCGCCGGTCACCTGCTGGGCAATGACGCGCTGGTGTGCTTCCGGCCCGACAATTGCTCGATCACCGTCGTGGAAAACCATGACGGCGTGCTCAAGCTGGTGGCGCTGGGCCGCGAGGCGGAAACGGAAATCCGGTAAATCGCATTGCCAAACCCGTCCGGTCCGGGCTTCAATGGCCGCTCATCGGGGAGATGACCATGAGTGAACGCAAGGGAATGCCCGGGCTGCGCGGCGTCGAGCACATCGGCATCACCGTCCCGGACTTCGACGAAGCCTATGATTTCTTCGTCAACGTGATGGGTTTCCGGCCTTTCTACCGCCACGGCCCCTACAAGGGCGAGTGGATGGAGGGCACGCTGAACGTGCATCCGGAGGCCGAGATCAGGAAGGTGCAGCAGCTGTGCGGCGGCGCCGGCCTGAACATCGAGCTGTTCGAATACGCCTCGCCCGACCAGCGCCAGAAGATGCCGCGCAACACCGACTGGGGCGGCCACCACATCGCCATCTATGTGGACGACATGGACGCCGCCGTGGCGCATCTGAAGGCGCATGGGGTACGGATCATGAAGGGCGGCGATCCCGGCCCGGAGATCGCCAGCGGCCCCGAGGCGGGCGCGCGGTCATGCTATTTCCTGACGCCCTGGGATTTCCAGATGGAACTGATCAGCTATCCGGGCGGCAAGGCCTACGAGAAGGATTACGAGGAGCGGCTGTGGGACCCACGGCATCCTGGACGATAAGGGGGAGAACGAGACATGGTGGGACGGGTCGAAGGTAAGGTGTGCGTCGTCACGGGCGGCGCGATGGGATTGGGCGAGGCGGATTGCCGCTTGCTGGCGCAGGAAGGCGGCACCGTCATCATCGCCGACATCGCCGATGAAAAGGGCAAGGCCCTGGCGGCGGAGATCGGCGCCGAATACGTGCATCTCGACGTCACCACCGAGGCGGCGTGGATCGACTTCATCGCCCATGTGAAGCAGACATACGGCAAGCTGAACGTGCTGGTGAACAATGCCGGCATCGTCATTCCCGCCACGGTGGAAACCTGCACCGAAGACCAGTGGCGCAAGGTCAACGCGGTGAGCACCGACGCCACCTTCTTCGGCATGAAGCATGCCATTCCGCTGATGCGCGAGAGCGGCGAGCCCTGTTCGATCATCAACATGTCGTCCATCGCCGGCATTGTCGGCGTGCCTTATGTGTTCGCCTACGCGGCGGCCAAGGGCGCCGTGCGCCTGATGAGCAAGGCGGCCGCCGTGCACTGCGCTCAGAACGGCGACAAGATCCGGGTGAATTCGGTCCATCCCGGCGGCATCGTCACGCCCATGACCATCGCCGTGGGCAAGCAGGTCGCCGAAGCCCGCGCCGCCGACCCGCGCAACACCGCGCCGGTGCGCGGCACCCGCCCGGGCGAGCCCAACGACATCGCCTGGATGGTGGTCTATCTGGCCTCGGACGAATCCAAATACACCAATGGCGCCGAGATGATCGTCGACAACACGGTCACCGCCATGGAAGGCGTGGTGCCGTAGGACGCGGCGCTTCTCAGGCTATTGATGGGCTAGCACCGGTGGCCTGCGACGTGTCGATATAATTGACACCCGGGCAGAACTGTCTCATATATCAGACATGGACTACAGGGTTGAAACCCTTCCCGAGTTCGATGAGTGGCTTGACGCTATCACGGACGATGTCGCTCAGGCTGCCATCGCCAACCGGGTGGAGCGGATGCGCCGGGGTCTGTTCGGCGACTGGGCCGCTGTAGGCGACGGCGTCAGCGAACTGCGGGTGGATGTAGGACAGGGTTATCGCTCCTACTATGTCATCCGCAGGTTGACGACCGTGATCGTGCTCTGCGGCGGCACCAAGAAAACTCAGTCCAGGGATATCAGGCGCGCCAAGACATTGGCGGCGGACGTCTAGAAAAGGAGCCAACGCATGCCTCGTCAGACAAAGGCATTCGATGCGTCCAAGTACATCAGGACCCCGGCAGCCGAAG harbors:
- a CDS encoding methyltransferase domain-containing protein, which gives rise to MQTLEAAGPNAEQIEFWNGEGGEKFVRYQNALDAMLEPFGAEAIRQAVVRSGEAVLDIGCGCGETTIDLSRLVGVTGEVVGVDISEPMLARAEYLAAQTEMTNVFFELVDVETGKLHEESFDLAFSRFGVMFFRNPATAFRNVHGALRPGGRIAFACWQPLDRNQWVSLQLKAVLPLVPPPERPGPEDPGPFSFGDPERIRRILTEAGFTDIAIEPFAPKVVLGGMLVLDDAVDFSLEIGPVSALLKDADEATRAKAREAVRAALETYRTERGVMLSAGAWIVTARKG
- a CDS encoding VOC family protein, with amino-acid sequence MSERKGMPGLRGVEHIGITVPDFDEAYDFFVNVMGFRPFYRHGPYKGEWMEGTLNVHPEAEIRKVQQLCGGAGLNIELFEYASPDQRQKMPRNTDWGGHHIAIYVDDMDAAVAHLKAHGVRIMKGGDPGPEIASGPEAGARSCYFLTPWDFQMELISYPGGKAYEKDYEERLWDPRHPGR
- a CDS encoding histidine phosphatase family protein, with product MSQPVRLYLIRHGQATGGWDQDMDPGLSDLGWEQASEAAASLESLGPLPIVTSPMRRTQETARPFAAQWGTVPRIEPRISEIPSPSEDLEARKAWLLEAMAGTWKDDAAQRAGEHDLIAWRDGVIDAIREIREPTVITSHYIAINVIAGHLLGNDALVCFRPDNCSITVVENHDGVLKLVALGREAETEIR
- a CDS encoding zinc-ribbon domain-containing protein, whose amino-acid sequence is MIITCPNCSTRYTLPQDKIKPGGQRVRCAKCGNVWHQQPDEAAAPEPVAEPVFVPPSGADLPADAAAAMPPDEAPPAAAAPPAPAEPAPAAAGFADFHQETKPLSGSKEELVRPRPGDDGDDSGGAGRKWAIAAVILVVFALGAAVLFKDQLAALTGLGGPAVTETAAPAASEAPPAPVPEEPVPMTLDFENVESSVEEIDGIRYLQLQGVLINKGDRKQTVPPLSFEMRDKDGNSLGQWVFEVETQTLEPFAKAPFKSRKDLPPVALYELVPGFSIPGQAQAGTAGAAPGEAAATAEGAPAAGTGTPAQPAASAPATN
- a CDS encoding alpha/beta hydrolase, giving the protein MDTGFVTSADGTRLFYRDSGQSDLPAILFIHGFLQNSLSWQFQLDDPELGDAFRLVAFDLRGHGQSGKPEAPEAYLEARRWSEDVSAVLDGLGIDRAVLVGWSYGGYVIADHLRHAGPARAAGLVMVGTSLHLGGEAAARILSPDVAGMFPRLVSSNPAKNMPALQAFAGYLTAEPMPESLYYECLGYAAVVPPHARFNILHREADNTALARESGLPVLVPHGSADMLMPLSAGEHVAASFPQARLSVYEGTGHSPFMEEMDRFNAELFTFAAASFA
- a CDS encoding type II toxin-antitoxin system RelE/ParE family toxin, with protein sequence MDYRVETLPEFDEWLDAITDDVAQAAIANRVERMRRGLFGDWAAVGDGVSELRVDVGQGYRSYYVIRRLTTVIVLCGGTKKTQSRDIRRAKTLAADV
- a CDS encoding YdcF family protein, encoding MRKLLLLVLLAAAGWLAGFLNYIHELPDVPPTKLRHTDAIVVLTGGPSRLSEAVALLAGGHGERLLISGVNARTNDPELIQSLGLNRRRDVDLFACCIDIGRQALDTVGNAQEIAEWAARHEYRSLRVVTADFHMKRSLLEIRRYTRDLVLVPHPVFSDYVRPATWWRHAPSARILFAEYNKLLVVWAKANLYDRIAGAPNA
- a CDS encoding FtsX-like permease family protein; translation: MFRQIRFLPSENVHGRLLPWVVAVMVFLAGVAMLVALGLQATAQTWHEGLSRSLTVQVINADPDGRAREVAAVLDELRRTPGIADAREETGDEVAALLEPWLGKGNVGPDLPIPALIDVKLAPEATVDVEALGQALVKVAPSVRVDAHERWLADLLVLMRIVQWVSGIIVGLVGLATVVIIVFATRANLAAQRDTVEIVHMMGARDGLIAGAYQRRFLVVGIKGAILGLIFLGLGMLAIHFVNQRLEGALLPQLIPDRRVLASLLVLPFAAGLITMLTARFAVKRALADMN
- the ftsE gene encoding cell division ATP-binding protein FtsE yields the protein MIRFDNVGMRYGMGEEVLRDITFHLERGSFYFLTGRSGAGKSSLMKLMYLSERPSRGLISMMGVDIVTAKRSALPRLRRNIGVVFQDYRLLDHLSAYDNVALPLRISGAPKSEVKNHVEELLVWVGLKDRMQARPSTLSGGEKQRVAIARAVINRPSVLLADEPTGNVDEEMADRLMRLFIELNRLGTTTVIATHDMRLVESIEVPRLHLEAGDLIELPPGADATLLPGSFAGPKLPDAMPQALGSSRD
- a CDS encoding lysophospholipid acyltransferase family protein yields the protein MMMIRSVLFTLSFWAWTAIAVIGLSPALVGPPRWSMNAQNIWATGAEWLVRHIAGIRYEVRGAEHVPEGTFIVASKHQSAYETFLFQILLRDPGIVMKKELLAIPLYGWFSQRMGMIPIDRAGSAGAMRQMLRAADRIKAEGRPVLIFPEGTRSAPGAVPDYRPGVAGLYRHLKVPVVPVALNSGLFWGKNALAKHPGTVIIHYLPPIPPGLDKREFMAELAGRIEPATAALLAESGFRPVDNNGD
- a CDS encoding SDR family oxidoreductase gives rise to the protein MVGRVEGKVCVVTGGAMGLGEADCRLLAQEGGTVIIADIADEKGKALAAEIGAEYVHLDVTTEAAWIDFIAHVKQTYGKLNVLVNNAGIVIPATVETCTEDQWRKVNAVSTDATFFGMKHAIPLMRESGEPCSIINMSSIAGIVGVPYVFAYAAAKGAVRLMSKAAAVHCAQNGDKIRVNSVHPGGIVTPMTIAVGKQVAEARAADPRNTAPVRGTRPGEPNDIAWMVVYLASDESKYTNGAEMIVDNTVTAMEGVVP